The DNA sequence TAAATTTATTCAGAAAACAAGATACGCTATTTTTTTAAGTAATTAAAAAACAAAAGGGGGAATAGAAAATGCATATTATAGTAAAAAATTTTCTAGAGTTGGGAAGAGATGTGTTATATAGTAATATTAAAAGAAATTTTGAAAAAGGGAAAAAGCTTGTATTAGATTTTAGAGGAATAGATGAAATCGATGAGGAGTTTTTAGGTGAAACATTAGGCAGAGTTATAGAAGAGCATAATTTTCAAGCTATATCTACTCAGATAAACTTTATTAATGTGAATAATGATATAAAAAAATCTATAAAAAAATTAATTTAGGAACGGCTTAAAAATAACCTTATTATTTTGTTATAAAACACGCAATGCTTCAAGCGTTTTTATGACAAAATATAAAAACCTTATTTTTTAATATTTCTTAGTTTTTTATTGATTTTATACTTTTGTTTTGATATAATAGACAAAAGTAATTAAAAAATGGACAAAGAGAGGTAATTGATGATGAAAATAGAAAAAGTTGGTATAGTTGGATTAGGAACGGTTGGAACAGGAACATTAAAAATATTAATTAATGAAAGAGAAAAAATTCATCAAAAAACAGGTGTGTGGATAGATGTAAAAAAAGCCTGCGATTTAAATATAGAAAGAGAATTTGATTTTGATGTAGATAGATCAATTTTTACTAATAATTATAATGAGTTGATAGAAGATGATGAGATTTCTATTATTGTAGAATTAATAGGTGGATACACAATAGCAAAAGATATAATAATAAAAGCTTTAAAAGCTGGTAAAAATGTTGTAACAGCAAACAAAGCTTTAATAGCTAAATATAGTAAAGAGCTATTTGCTATAGCAAATAGTAATGGAACAAAAATTTATTATGAAGCAAGTGTAGGTGGAGGAATTCCAATAATTACACCTTTACAAGAATCATTAGCAGGAAATAATATTTTAAGTATAAAAGGGATAATAAATGGAACTGCAAATTATATATTAACAGAAATGACAGAAAAAAATATTGAATTTGAAAAAGTATTGAAAAAAGCACAAGAATTAGGATATGCAGAAGCAGATCCTACTTTCGATATAGAGGGAATAGATACAGCACACAAAATAACTATATTAGCATCATTAGCTTATGGCGGATATGTTGATTTTGAAAAAGTAGGAGTAAAAGGGATTACAAGCATTACTGGAGAAGATATAAAATTTGCGAATGACCTTGGATATAATATAAAATTACTTGCTACAGCAAAAAAATATGAAGATGAAGAGATTGAAGTTAGAGTTCAACCAACTTTGATTTCACAAAAAGAGATATTGTCAAATGTAAATGATGTATATAATGCAATAGAAGTAATTGGAGATTATGTAGGGAAAACAATGTTTTATGGAAAAGGGGCAGGAATGGAAC is a window from the Haliovirga abyssi genome containing:
- a CDS encoding STAS-like domain-containing protein, with the protein product MHIIVKNFLELGRDVLYSNIKRNFEKGKKLVLDFRGIDEIDEEFLGETLGRVIEEHNFQAISTQINFINVNNDIKKSIKKLI
- a CDS encoding homoserine dehydrogenase; amino-acid sequence: MMKIEKVGIVGLGTVGTGTLKILINEREKIHQKTGVWIDVKKACDLNIEREFDFDVDRSIFTNNYNELIEDDEISIIVELIGGYTIAKDIIIKALKAGKNVVTANKALIAKYSKELFAIANSNGTKIYYEASVGGGIPIITPLQESLAGNNILSIKGIINGTANYILTEMTEKNIEFEKVLKKAQELGYAEADPTFDIEGIDTAHKITILASLAYGGYVDFEKVGVKGITSITGEDIKFANDLGYNIKLLATAKKYEDEEIEVRVQPTLISQKEILSNVNDVYNAIEVIGDYVGKTMFYGKGAGMEPTGSAVVADVIKLATEDLANNIPKGNYYYNINKELSLRALEKSISKYYIRLNVKDEIGTLAFVTNKFKDNNISIESMIQTCKSFDDNKFVSLIFITHDVLEADLKKSLDEIYISENVNVEKSILLKIDE